In Papio anubis isolate 15944 chromosome 17, Panubis1.0, whole genome shotgun sequence, the following are encoded in one genomic region:
- the LOC101019491 gene encoding cytochrome b561 produces MEGGAAASTPAALPYYVAFSQLLGLTLVAMTGAWLGLYRGGIAWESDLQFNAHPLCMVIGLVFLQGDALLVYRVFRNEAKRTTKVLHGLLHIFALVIALVGLVAVFDYHRKKGYADLYSLHSWCGILVFVLYFVQWLVGFSFFLFPGAPFSLRSRYRPQHIFFGATIFLLSVGTALLGLKEALLFNLGDKYSAFEPEGVLANVLGLLLACFGGVVLYILTRADWKRPSQAEEQALSMDFKTLTEGDSPGSQ; encoded by the exons ATGGAGGGCGGGGCCGCGGCATCCACCCCCGCAGCGCTGCCTTACTACGTGGCCTTCTCCCAGCTGCTGGGCCTGACCTTGGTGGCCATGACTGGCGCTTGGCTCGGGCTGTACCGAGGCGGCATTGCCTGGGAGAGCGACCTGCAGTTCAACGCGCACCCCCTCTGCATGGTCATAGGCCTCGTCTTCCTGCAGGGAGATG CCCTACTGGTTTACCGTgtcttcagaaatgaagccaaacGCACCACCAAGGTCCTGCATGGGCTGCTGCACATCTTTGCGCTCGTCATCGCCCTGGTTG GCTTGGTCGCGGTGTTCGACTACCACAGGAAGAAGGGCTACGCTGACCTGTACAGCCTGCACAGCTGGTGCGGGATCCTTGTCTTTGTCCTGTACTTTGTGCAG TGGCTGGTGGGCTTCAGCTTCTTCCTGTTCCCCGGAGCTCCGTTCTCCCTGCGGAGCCGCTACCGGCCACAGCACATCTTCTTTGGTGCCACCATCTTTCTGCTTTCCGTGGGCACCGCCCTGCTGGGCCTGAAGGAGGCACTGCTGTTCAACCTCGG GGACAAGTACAGTGCGTTTGAGCCCGAGGGCGTCCTGGCCAATGTGCTGGGCCTGCTGCTGGCCTGCTTCGGTGGGGTGGTGCTCTATATCTTGACCCGGGCTGACTGGAAGCGGCcttcccaggctgaagagcaggcCCTCTCCATGGACTTCAAGACGCTGACGGAGGGAGACAGCCCCGGCTCCCAGTGA